A region of Piscinibacter gummiphilus DNA encodes the following proteins:
- a CDS encoding TetR family transcriptional regulator codes for MTQLKQGKPVRGTGVREAAAQATRDSILRAATKVFARYGYDGGSVEKISQTAKTYDRMIYYYFGNKEGLFIAVLEDIYQRMDDAEAKFAPDPSDPVEALKTVVRFKVAYYRKNPDFITLLNTENLHKGKHVSKSPRAREFSAQAVTLIADILAVGAERGLFRSDLDARDVYLLIVSMSYFYTSNRYTMSAFLGEALDGAEAVARWEAVVIDCILRTVRVDAPSR; via the coding sequence ATGACGCAACTCAAGCAAGGCAAGCCGGTGCGTGGCACGGGTGTGCGCGAGGCCGCGGCGCAGGCCACGCGTGACAGCATCCTCCGCGCGGCCACGAAGGTCTTCGCCCGCTACGGCTACGACGGCGGCAGCGTCGAGAAGATCTCCCAGACGGCCAAGACGTACGATCGGATGATCTACTACTACTTCGGCAACAAGGAAGGCCTCTTCATCGCCGTGCTGGAGGACATCTACCAGCGCATGGACGACGCCGAGGCGAAGTTCGCCCCCGACCCGTCCGACCCCGTCGAGGCCTTGAAGACCGTCGTGCGCTTCAAGGTCGCGTACTACCGGAAGAACCCCGACTTCATCACGCTGCTGAACACCGAGAACCTGCACAAGGGCAAGCACGTTTCCAAGTCGCCCCGCGCCCGCGAGTTCTCCGCCCAGGCGGTGACCCTGATCGCCGACATCCTCGCCGTGGGGGCCGAACGGGGTCTTTTCCGAAGCGACCTGGACGCCCGCGACGTCTACCTGCTGATCGTCTCGATGTCGTACTTCTACACCTCCAACCGCTACACGATGTCGGCATTCCTGGGCGAAGCCCTCGACGGCGCCGAGGCCGTGGCGCGGTGGGAGGCCGTGGTCATCGACTGCATCCTCCGGACCGTGCGCGTGGACGCACCCTCCCGCTGA
- a CDS encoding aldehyde dehydrogenase family protein → MPHTLDHFYIDGAFVEPHGRERIERIDPATEIAMGSAALGDAEDARRAVAAAHRALPGFSRTSTAERIGMLERLHDAVLARTGELRDATIEEYGGPVSRATWVSKFAAQTFLDAASTVRDYAFERPVGHSTLVMEAVGVAALITPWNSTAGSICGKVAMAIAAGCPSVVKPSELSPLQSLLVAQAVHEAGLPPGVVNFVNGRGDAVGSALCTHPDVAKISFTGSTATGKAIARMAIDTFKRLSLGLGGKSPTIVLDDADLDTAVPAALTAAFQNSGQACIAGSRLLVPEHRLDAVLDRVRRGVAALRVGDPSDPSTTIGPMVNAAQFERVQRYIRRGIEEGATVVTGGEGRPDGLPRGYFVRPTVFSQVTNDMAIAQEEIFGPVLCVLTYRDEDEAVRIANDSLYGLHGYVFSSDLARAQAVARRMQVGRVAINGMQHDPLAPFGGYKASGWGREYGVQGLESFLEAKVVMTL, encoded by the coding sequence ATGCCGCACACCCTGGATCACTTCTACATCGACGGCGCCTTCGTCGAGCCGCACGGACGGGAGCGCATCGAACGCATCGACCCGGCCACCGAAATCGCCATGGGCTCCGCCGCGCTGGGCGACGCGGAGGACGCCCGGCGCGCCGTCGCGGCGGCGCACCGGGCCTTGCCCGGCTTCTCGCGCACGAGCACGGCGGAGCGCATCGGCATGCTGGAGCGCCTGCACGACGCCGTGCTCGCACGCACCGGCGAACTGCGCGACGCGACGATCGAGGAGTACGGCGGCCCCGTCTCCCGTGCCACGTGGGTCTCGAAGTTCGCCGCGCAGACCTTCCTCGACGCCGCGTCGACGGTCCGGGACTATGCGTTCGAGCGTCCGGTGGGTCACTCCACCCTCGTGATGGAGGCCGTGGGCGTCGCCGCCCTCATCACGCCCTGGAACAGCACGGCCGGCTCCATCTGCGGGAAGGTGGCGATGGCCATCGCCGCCGGTTGCCCGTCGGTCGTCAAGCCCAGCGAGCTCAGCCCCTTGCAGAGCCTCCTCGTCGCCCAGGCGGTGCACGAGGCCGGCCTGCCTCCGGGGGTCGTGAACTTCGTCAACGGGCGGGGCGATGCGGTGGGCAGCGCGCTGTGCACGCATCCCGACGTCGCGAAGATCTCGTTCACCGGCTCCACCGCCACCGGCAAGGCCATCGCGCGGATGGCCATCGACACGTTCAAGCGCCTCAGCCTCGGCCTGGGCGGCAAGTCCCCCACGATCGTGCTCGACGACGCCGACCTCGACACGGCAGTGCCGGCCGCGCTGACCGCGGCCTTCCAGAACAGCGGGCAGGCCTGCATCGCCGGCTCGCGCCTGCTGGTGCCCGAGCACCGGCTGGACGCGGTGCTCGACCGCGTGCGACGTGGGGTGGCCGCGCTGCGGGTCGGCGATCCGTCCGATCCGTCCACCACCATCGGCCCGATGGTCAACGCCGCACAGTTCGAACGCGTGCAGCGCTACATCCGGCGCGGCATCGAAGAAGGCGCGACGGTGGTGACCGGCGGTGAGGGCCGTCCCGACGGACTCCCGCGCGGCTACTTCGTCCGGCCCACCGTCTTCTCGCAGGTGACGAACGACATGGCGATCGCGCAGGAAGAGATCTTCGGACCGGTGCTGTGCGTCCTCACGTACCGCGACGAGGACGAGGCCGTCCGCATCGCCAACGACTCCCTCTACGGCCTGCATGGCTACGTGTTCTCGTCCGACCTCGCTCGGGCGCAGGCGGTGGCGCGCCGGATGCAGGTCGGCCGGGTGGCCATCAACGGCATGCAGCACGACCCGCTCGCCCCGTTCGGGGGCTACAAGGCCTCGGGCTGGGGGCGGGAGTACGGCGTGCAGGGACTCGAGTCCTTCCTCGAGGCCAAGGTCGTCATGACCTTGTGA
- a CDS encoding molybdopterin-dependent oxidoreductase: MSHDPHGWIVVNGQRHAAPADGSRPATDYLRDELGLTGTKVGCGQGDCGSCTIQVDGEARYACLIPVAQLTGRHVLTVEGLATGSRCGQRLQQAFLAHQAVQCGFCIPGMLMASAAAIDAGRVHDRGSACDAIDGVLCRCTGYRKIVEAVTEVATAAAPRALTVASEDGPAVGQPVTRLDGPGKVDGSQQFGADGFPPHCLYLRAVRSPHARAAFRFGDLESFVRAHPGVSRVLTHADVPALNLHGVATPYADQPVLPDREVRHHLEAVALVAGERDALAALDLSVFPVIWDPLPAVFDVDDAAGGDSPRLHAHRSGNLLIEGLVRQGDAAEALRTAPHVVHGTFESSFVEHAYLEPEAGWARRVGDTVEVHTTTQAPHPHRADLARILGVPPEQVRVVPTAVGGGFGGKLDMTVQPLLALAAWHLDRPVAMVLTREESMATSTKRHPARMVSSMAADAQGRLCAVSFEGRYNTGAYASWGTAVANRVPVHAGGPYRVRHYLASARAIHTHITPAGAFRGFGVPQTLMLQEQLVDELAIRVGMDPLEFRARNALRPGDPIPTGQVLDGSVGFLACLEALRPAWAEAQVRVAALNAAAPAHLRHGVGLAAFFYGCGNTALPNPSTVRIGLRPDGALVLHQGAVDAGQGANTVIPQIAADALGVPLDQLVIVGPDTHLTPDCGRTSASRQTFVTGRAAFLAGTSLRRQVRRLLDAGEDAPVAFGDGWVAAGGARMALQSLPTDRHGYVLAAEESFDPPSTALDADGQGRPYATYAFGAQLAEVQVDCETGRVRVRRVVAAHDVGKAVNPTLLEGQVEGAVAQGVGMALMEKYHPGRHNNLHDYLIPTVHDMPDVETFFIESPTPDGPYGAKGIGEPALVPTAAAILNAVHHATGARVREAPASPDVVLRALAARGDAPSQATPS; this comes from the coding sequence ATGAGCCACGACCCGCACGGCTGGATCGTGGTCAACGGTCAGCGCCACGCCGCGCCGGCCGACGGCTCGCGGCCGGCCACCGACTACCTGCGCGACGAGCTGGGCCTCACGGGCACCAAGGTCGGGTGCGGCCAGGGCGACTGCGGCAGCTGCACCATCCAGGTCGACGGCGAGGCCCGGTACGCCTGCCTGATCCCGGTCGCGCAACTGACGGGCCGCCACGTGCTGACCGTCGAGGGGCTCGCCACCGGCAGCCGCTGTGGGCAGCGTCTGCAGCAGGCCTTCCTCGCCCACCAGGCCGTGCAGTGCGGCTTCTGCATCCCGGGCATGCTGATGGCCTCGGCCGCGGCGATCGACGCCGGCCGCGTCCACGACCGCGGCAGCGCCTGCGATGCGATCGACGGCGTGCTGTGCCGCTGCACCGGCTACCGCAAGATCGTCGAGGCCGTCACCGAGGTGGCGACCGCCGCCGCGCCGCGCGCCCTCACGGTGGCATCGGAAGATGGCCCCGCGGTGGGCCAGCCGGTCACGAGGCTCGACGGACCCGGCAAGGTCGATGGCAGCCAGCAGTTCGGCGCCGACGGCTTTCCGCCGCACTGCCTCTACCTGCGCGCGGTGCGCAGCCCGCACGCGCGGGCCGCGTTCCGCTTCGGCGACCTGGAGTCGTTCGTGCGCGCCCATCCGGGCGTCTCGCGTGTCCTGACCCATGCCGACGTCCCCGCGCTGAACCTGCATGGCGTCGCCACCCCGTACGCCGACCAGCCCGTGCTGCCGGACCGGGAGGTGCGGCACCACCTCGAGGCGGTGGCCCTGGTCGCCGGAGAGCGCGACGCGCTGGCCGCCCTCGACCTGTCCGTGTTCCCGGTGATCTGGGATCCGCTGCCGGCGGTCTTCGATGTCGACGACGCAGCGGGCGGCGACAGCCCGCGGCTGCACGCGCACCGGTCCGGGAACCTGCTGATCGAGGGACTCGTGCGGCAGGGCGACGCGGCCGAAGCGCTGCGCACGGCGCCGCACGTGGTGCACGGCACGTTCGAGTCCAGCTTCGTCGAACACGCGTACCTGGAGCCCGAGGCGGGCTGGGCCCGGCGGGTCGGTGACACGGTCGAGGTCCACACGACCACGCAGGCGCCCCACCCGCACCGCGCCGACCTGGCGCGCATCCTGGGCGTGCCGCCGGAGCAGGTGCGTGTGGTGCCCACTGCCGTGGGTGGCGGGTTCGGCGGCAAGCTCGACATGACGGTGCAGCCGCTCCTCGCGCTGGCGGCCTGGCACCTGGATCGTCCCGTCGCCATGGTGCTGACCCGCGAGGAATCGATGGCCACGTCGACCAAGCGCCACCCCGCCCGCATGGTGTCGAGCATGGCCGCCGACGCGCAGGGCCGGCTGTGCGCCGTCTCGTTCGAGGGCCGCTACAACACCGGTGCCTATGCCTCGTGGGGCACGGCCGTGGCGAACCGCGTTCCCGTGCACGCCGGAGGCCCGTACCGCGTGCGGCACTACCTGGCCAGCGCCCGGGCCATCCACACGCACATCACGCCGGCGGGGGCGTTCCGCGGCTTCGGCGTGCCGCAGACGTTGATGCTTCAGGAGCAGCTCGTCGACGAACTCGCGATCCGGGTGGGCATGGACCCGCTCGAGTTCCGGGCGCGCAATGCGCTGCGGCCCGGTGACCCCATTCCCACCGGCCAGGTGCTCGACGGCAGCGTGGGCTTCCTCGCCTGCCTCGAGGCGCTGCGCCCGGCCTGGGCCGAGGCCCAGGTTCGGGTGGCCGCGCTGAACGCGGCGGCCCCGGCCCACCTCCGCCACGGCGTCGGGCTCGCGGCGTTCTTCTACGGCTGCGGCAACACCGCGCTGCCCAATCCGTCCACGGTGCGCATCGGCCTGCGGCCCGATGGCGCCCTGGTGCTGCACCAGGGCGCCGTCGATGCCGGACAGGGCGCCAACACCGTCATCCCGCAGATCGCGGCCGACGCCTTGGGCGTCCCCCTCGACCAGCTGGTGATCGTCGGCCCCGACACGCATCTGACGCCCGACTGCGGCCGCACGTCGGCGTCCCGGCAGACCTTCGTCACGGGCCGGGCGGCGTTCCTCGCCGGCACGTCGCTGCGCCGCCAGGTGCGGCGACTGCTGGATGCCGGCGAGGACGCCCCCGTTGCCTTCGGCGACGGCTGGGTCGCGGCGGGCGGCGCCCGGATGGCGCTGCAGTCCCTGCCCACGGACCGGCACGGCTACGTGCTGGCCGCGGAGGAATCCTTCGATCCCCCGTCCACCGCGCTGGATGCGGACGGACAGGGACGCCCCTATGCCACCTACGCCTTCGGCGCCCAGCTGGCCGAGGTGCAGGTCGATTGCGAGACCGGGCGCGTGCGCGTGCGCCGCGTCGTCGCGGCCCACGATGTCGGCAAGGCGGTGAACCCGACGCTGCTCGAAGGACAGGTGGAAGGCGCCGTCGCACAAGGGGTGGGCATGGCGCTGATGGAGAAGTACCATCCGGGCCGCCACAACAACCTGCACGACTACCTGATCCCCACGGTGCACGACATGCCCGACGTCGAGACCTTCTTCATCGAGTCGCCGACCCCCGACGGACCCTACGGGGCCAAGGGCATCGGGGAACCGGCCCTGGTGCCCACCGCGGCCGCCATCCTCAACGCCGTCCACCACGCCACCGGTGCGCGCGTGCGCGAGGCACCGGCATCGCCCGACGTCGTGTTGCGCGCGCTGGCGGCGCGCGGTGACGCGCCGTCGCAGGCCACCCCCTCCTGA
- a CDS encoding DUF3311 domain-containing protein — MRLHHAIGLLPFAFSLGGLAFADRVHPFVFGLPFFLAWTIAGALLCAAAMACVYCLDPANRGPDE; from the coding sequence ATGCGACTGCACCACGCCATCGGGCTGCTGCCCTTCGCCTTCAGTCTGGGCGGTCTCGCCTTCGCCGACCGGGTCCATCCGTTCGTGTTCGGCCTGCCGTTTTTCCTGGCCTGGACCATCGCGGGCGCGCTGCTGTGCGCGGCCGCGATGGCCTGCGTGTACTGCCTCGATCCCGCCAACCGGGGCCCGGACGAATGA
- a CDS encoding sodium:solute symporter family protein — protein sequence MNAAAAVIALTLLLSVGVGLRARRGAAMNLEQWGVGGRGFPAVLVFVLMAGELYTTFTFLGASGFAYGHGGAAFYIIVYTCLAFAMSYWLLPPIWRFARQHGAITQPEVFAKAYGSPALGWLVAVVALVALVPYLIVQFKGLGLIVQLTSYGALTPATAVWLGAAAMTLHVTLSGMHGSAVTAVVKDVLVLAVCVFLGLYLPFHHHGGLTPMFERIEAVRPGFLALPETGQNRVWFASTVVLSSLGMYLWPHAFSATFTAKSERSFRKNAMVMPLYALVMLFSMFAGFAAVLQVPGLAGGQVDLALLKLSIQTFDPWFVGVIGAAGMLTALVPGSIMLISAATLLVRNLYLPLRPGSSDAHLGRVSRIAAPLLTLLAVSLTLHGGSSIVSLLIMGFSIVTQLAPSLLAALIGRPRVNRFGAMAGILTGVGMVASTVLSGATTKTLLPFAPGWVHDLNVGVVGLALNVAVMLGVSRATRARGAGAAMRGVPVRSPA from the coding sequence ATGAACGCCGCCGCAGCGGTCATCGCGCTGACGCTGCTGCTGTCGGTGGGGGTGGGCCTGCGTGCGCGGCGCGGTGCGGCGATGAACCTCGAGCAGTGGGGCGTGGGCGGGCGCGGATTCCCGGCGGTGCTGGTGTTCGTGCTGATGGCGGGCGAGCTCTACACGACGTTCACGTTCCTCGGCGCCAGCGGCTTCGCCTACGGACACGGCGGGGCGGCGTTCTACATCATCGTCTACACCTGCCTGGCGTTCGCGATGTCGTACTGGCTGCTGCCTCCGATCTGGCGATTCGCCCGGCAGCACGGGGCCATCACGCAGCCGGAAGTGTTCGCGAAGGCGTACGGCAGCCCGGCGCTCGGGTGGCTGGTGGCGGTGGTGGCGCTGGTGGCGCTGGTGCCGTACCTCATCGTGCAGTTCAAGGGGCTCGGCCTCATCGTGCAGCTGACCTCGTATGGCGCGCTGACCCCCGCCACCGCGGTGTGGCTCGGTGCCGCCGCCATGACGCTGCACGTGACGCTGTCGGGCATGCACGGCTCGGCCGTCACCGCGGTGGTCAAGGACGTGCTGGTGCTGGCGGTCTGCGTGTTCCTCGGGCTCTACCTTCCGTTCCACCACCATGGCGGACTGACCCCGATGTTCGAGCGCATCGAGGCCGTGCGGCCGGGATTCCTGGCACTGCCGGAGACGGGGCAGAACCGGGTCTGGTTCGCCTCCACCGTCGTGCTGTCGAGCCTCGGCATGTACCTCTGGCCGCATGCGTTCAGCGCCACCTTCACGGCGAAGTCGGAACGCAGCTTCCGCAAGAACGCGATGGTGATGCCGCTCTACGCGCTGGTCATGCTGTTCTCGATGTTCGCGGGCTTCGCCGCCGTGCTGCAGGTGCCCGGCCTCGCCGGCGGGCAGGTGGACCTCGCCCTGCTGAAGCTGTCCATCCAGACCTTCGACCCCTGGTTCGTCGGCGTGATCGGCGCCGCGGGCATGCTGACCGCCCTGGTGCCCGGTTCCATCATGCTGATCTCCGCAGCGACTCTGCTGGTGCGCAACCTCTACCTGCCGCTGCGTCCCGGGAGCAGCGACGCGCACCTCGGGCGTGTGTCCCGCATCGCGGCCCCGCTGTTGACGCTGCTCGCCGTGTCGCTGACCCTGCATGGCGGCTCCAGCATCGTGTCCCTGCTCATCATGGGCTTCAGCATCGTGACGCAGCTGGCCCCGAGCCTGCTGGCCGCGCTGATCGGCCGACCCCGCGTCAACCGGTTCGGCGCGATGGCCGGCATCCTGACGGGGGTGGGGATGGTCGCCTCCACCGTGCTGTCGGGGGCCACGACGAAGACGCTGCTGCCCTTCGCGCCCGGCTGGGTGCACGACCTCAACGTGGGCGTGGTGGGGCTGGCCCTCAACGTGGCGGTGATGCTGGGGGTGAGCCGCGCGACACGTGCCCGCGGTGCCGGCGCGGCGATGCGCGGGGTGCCGGTCCGGTCGCCTGCCTGA
- a CDS encoding Ohr family peroxiredoxin, with protein sequence MIRTIDKSIYTATTVTTGGREGTGTSSDGALDVALSLPGSGGRGTNPEQLLAVGYSACFLGAMRRVKTADHTRVPDDASIEAQVTLGVAGDGGFALAVRLKVDLPGLSDAQKWALVDGAHDLCPYSLALRGNIEIELAIG encoded by the coding sequence ATGATCCGAACCATCGACAAATCGATCTACACCGCCACCACCGTCACGACCGGAGGGCGGGAAGGCACCGGCACCTCGTCAGACGGCGCGCTCGACGTGGCCCTGAGCCTGCCGGGCTCGGGGGGCCGCGGCACCAACCCCGAACAGCTGCTCGCGGTGGGGTACTCGGCGTGCTTCCTCGGCGCGATGCGCCGCGTGAAGACGGCGGACCACACCCGCGTGCCCGACGACGCGTCGATCGAGGCGCAGGTGACGCTCGGGGTCGCCGGTGACGGCGGCTTCGCGCTCGCCGTCCGGCTGAAGGTCGACCTGCCGGGCCTGAGCGACGCGCAGAAGTGGGCCCTCGTGGACGGGGCCCACGACCTGTGCCCGTACTCCCTCGCGCTGCGCGGGAACATCGAGATCGAACTGGCCATCGGCTGA
- a CDS encoding response regulator transcription factor, producing the protein MTTGSTVRALVTIVDDDPFVRTATSSLVRSFGWDARTFPSALDFLAADVAPLADCLVCDIGMEQLDGIGLLARLQENGQQVPTVFITALASEGVRQRALRQGALCVIEKPIDAAELEDWVRRALSAAARG; encoded by the coding sequence GTGACAACCGGCTCCACCGTCCGCGCGCTCGTCACGATCGTCGACGACGACCCGTTCGTCCGCACGGCCACGAGCAGCCTGGTCCGCTCCTTCGGCTGGGATGCGCGCACCTTTCCGTCCGCCCTGGACTTCCTGGCGGCGGACGTGGCACCGCTCGCCGACTGCCTGGTGTGCGACATCGGCATGGAGCAACTCGACGGCATCGGCCTGCTGGCGCGCCTGCAGGAGAACGGGCAGCAGGTCCCGACCGTGTTCATCACCGCACTCGCTTCGGAGGGCGTCCGCCAACGGGCGCTCCGACAGGGCGCGCTGTGCGTCATCGAAAAGCCGATCGACGCGGCGGAGCTGGAAGACTGGGTGCGCCGGGCGCTGTCGGCCGCGGCGCGCGGCTGA
- a CDS encoding cytochrome P460 family protein encodes MNPLQSLARAALAVLSCAAVAAPPPAKPDASPIYGVTVPEGYRRWELVAPALESAPLNELRAVLGNPRAIEAYQRGRLPFPDGTVLVKLAWKHEPSKEFGAALVPGAATTVQVMVKDARRYPETGGWGFGRFVDGKPADLAQHQTCFACHAALVKDRDYVFTRWKP; translated from the coding sequence ATGAACCCTCTTCAGTCCCTCGCCCGCGCCGCGCTGGCCGTCCTGTCGTGCGCCGCCGTCGCGGCGCCCCCGCCCGCCAAGCCGGACGCCTCGCCGATCTACGGTGTCACGGTGCCCGAAGGCTACCGCCGATGGGAACTGGTGGCGCCGGCGCTCGAATCGGCGCCCCTGAACGAACTGCGGGCGGTGCTCGGCAACCCGCGGGCCATCGAGGCCTACCAGCGCGGCCGGCTCCCCTTCCCGGACGGGACCGTGCTCGTGAAGCTCGCGTGGAAACACGAGCCCTCGAAGGAGTTCGGCGCCGCGCTGGTGCCCGGCGCGGCCACCACGGTGCAGGTGATGGTCAAGGACGCCCGCCGGTACCCGGAGACGGGCGGCTGGGGTTTCGGAAGGTTCGTGGACGGAAAGCCGGCCGACCTCGCGCAGCACCAGACCTGCTTCGCCTGCCATGCGGCGCTGGTCAAGGATCGCGACTACGTGTTCACGCGGTGGAAGCCATGA
- a CDS encoding FAD binding domain-containing protein codes for MTYLVADRLDDALSALAREPHRIVCGATDCYAEPVPGTPGPWLDISRIGALRGIRHDGDCVHIGAITSWDDIDTSPRVPRGLREAARGIGSRQIRVQGTVGGNLCHAAPAADGVPALLALQARVQLASARGLRELPLEQFVLGRRRTALRSDELLSAVVFDAPGAADTTAFVKCTHREGPALAVVSAAVRLRWRECGVVASAMVAVGAASEVPCRVRAVEAGLEGADPSEMARRIAASPLPELAPIDDCRGSSALRLHLARVAIARACERAGRPA; via the coding sequence GTGACCTACCTCGTCGCAGACCGCCTCGACGACGCCCTGTCAGCGCTCGCGCGCGAGCCGCACCGCATCGTGTGCGGCGCGACCGACTGCTACGCCGAGCCGGTGCCCGGCACACCGGGCCCGTGGCTCGACATCAGCCGCATCGGGGCGCTGCGGGGCATCCGGCACGACGGTGACTGCGTCCACATCGGCGCCATCACCTCGTGGGACGACATCGACACCTCCCCGCGGGTGCCCCGAGGGCTGCGCGAGGCGGCCCGTGGCATCGGCTCGCGCCAGATCCGCGTGCAGGGCACGGTCGGCGGCAACCTGTGCCATGCGGCACCCGCCGCCGATGGCGTGCCGGCCCTGCTCGCGCTGCAGGCGCGCGTGCAGCTCGCCAGCGCCCGCGGGCTGCGGGAGCTGCCGCTCGAGCAGTTCGTGCTCGGCCGGCGGCGCACGGCCCTGCGTTCCGACGAACTCCTGAGCGCCGTGGTGTTCGACGCGCCCGGCGCGGCCGACACCACCGCGTTCGTCAAGTGCACCCATCGCGAAGGTCCGGCCCTGGCGGTCGTGTCGGCCGCCGTCCGCCTGCGCTGGCGTGAATGCGGGGTTGTCGCGAGTGCGATGGTGGCGGTCGGCGCGGCGTCCGAGGTCCCCTGCCGCGTGCGGGCCGTCGAAGCCGGGCTGGAAGGCGCCGACCCATCGGAGATGGCCCGGCGCATCGCCGCGTCGCCACTGCCGGAACTGGCCCCCATCGACGATTGCCGCGGCTCGTCCGCCCTGCGGCTGCACCTCGCGCGGGTGGCCATCGCGCGGGCCTGCGAACGCGCCGGGAGACCTGCATGA
- a CDS encoding alpha/beta fold hydrolase, with translation MSRRFFRSFVLPFALVAAAGATVAKDPVAAAKPTIVLVHGAFADSSSWNGVAGELRGKGYPVVAVANPLRSLSGDSRYTASVLDQITGPIVLVGHSYGGSIISNAAVGKAQVRALVFVSAFAPEAGESVADLAGKFPGSSLGDALAKPVPLPDGGVDLYIDQARFRGQFAADVNPGAARLMAIGQRPVAEAALKEGSPGSAWKGIPSYFIYGSGDKNIPSAAMAWMAERAHARQAVVIQHASHVPQVSHPHAVASLIEAAARSAD, from the coding sequence ATGTCCCGTCGATTCTTCCGCTCCTTCGTCCTGCCGTTCGCCCTCGTGGCCGCGGCCGGTGCCACCGTCGCCAAGGACCCCGTGGCGGCCGCCAAGCCGACCATCGTGCTCGTCCATGGGGCGTTCGCCGATTCGTCCAGCTGGAACGGCGTCGCCGGTGAACTCCGCGGCAAGGGCTACCCCGTGGTCGCGGTCGCCAATCCGCTGCGCAGCCTGTCCGGCGACTCCCGCTACACCGCCAGCGTGCTCGACCAGATCACCGGTCCGATCGTTCTGGTCGGCCACTCCTACGGCGGCTCGATCATCAGCAACGCGGCCGTCGGCAAGGCGCAGGTCCGGGCGCTGGTGTTCGTCTCCGCCTTCGCGCCCGAGGCCGGCGAATCGGTCGCGGACCTGGCGGGCAAGTTCCCGGGCAGCTCGCTCGGCGACGCGCTGGCCAAGCCGGTTCCGCTGCCCGACGGGGGCGTCGACCTGTACATCGACCAGGCCCGTTTCCGCGGCCAGTTCGCCGCCGACGTCAACCCCGGCGCGGCCCGCCTGATGGCCATCGGCCAGCGTCCGGTGGCCGAGGCCGCCCTCAAGGAGGGCAGCCCGGGCAGCGCGTGGAAGGGCATCCCGTCGTACTTCATCTACGGCTCGGGCGACAAGAACATTCCGTCGGCGGCGATGGCATGGATGGCCGAGCGCGCCCACGCCCGCCAGGCGGTCGTCATCCAGCACGCCTCGCACGTGCCGCAGGTGAGCCATCCGCACGCCGTGGCATCGCTGATCGAAGCCGCGGCCCGGTCGGCCGACTGA
- a CDS encoding alpha/beta fold hydrolase, with the protein MTHETSRRKFLSMAAASGAGIALAGLAASANASSPAGTARSAFGPVRQIDAGPLDVGYVDLGPRDGTPVLLFHGWPYDIHSYEDVAPQLAALGYRVVVPHLRGYGSTRFLSGATLRSAQQTALAADAIALMDALGIRRAIVAGCDWGARNACVLAALWPERCQALVSVSGFLVINRAAAAVPLAPADELSWWYQFYLATERGRLGYEKNLKAFARLIWQQASPEWHFDDATFERSAQSLVNPDQVALVVHNYRWRIGLADGDPQYDTLEEKLAKVKSVALPSITLEGDANGAPHPAPASYASRFTGKYEHRNLTGGIGHNLPQEAPDAFVKAIVDVSRW; encoded by the coding sequence ATGACCCACGAAACCTCTCGCCGCAAGTTCCTGTCGATGGCCGCCGCCAGCGGCGCCGGCATCGCCCTGGCCGGGCTGGCCGCGTCCGCCAACGCATCGTCGCCGGCCGGCACCGCGCGATCCGCCTTCGGCCCCGTGCGCCAGATCGACGCCGGCCCGCTCGACGTCGGCTACGTCGACCTCGGCCCGCGCGACGGCACGCCCGTCCTGCTCTTCCACGGCTGGCCCTACGACATCCACAGCTACGAGGACGTCGCCCCCCAGCTGGCCGCGCTGGGCTACCGGGTCGTGGTGCCGCACCTGCGCGGCTACGGCAGCACGCGCTTCCTGTCGGGCGCGACGCTGCGATCGGCGCAGCAGACGGCACTGGCCGCGGATGCGATCGCGCTGATGGATGCGCTCGGCATTCGCCGTGCGATCGTCGCCGGGTGCGACTGGGGCGCCCGCAACGCCTGCGTGCTGGCGGCGCTGTGGCCCGAACGGTGCCAGGCGCTGGTCTCGGTCAGCGGCTTCCTCGTCATCAACCGGGCGGCCGCAGCCGTGCCGCTCGCACCGGCCGACGAGTTGTCCTGGTGGTACCAGTTCTACCTGGCGACCGAACGCGGCCGGCTCGGCTACGAGAAGAACCTGAAGGCGTTCGCGCGGCTGATCTGGCAGCAGGCCTCGCCGGAATGGCACTTCGACGACGCCACGTTCGAGCGCTCCGCGCAGAGCCTCGTGAACCCCGACCAGGTGGCGCTCGTCGTGCACAACTACCGGTGGCGCATCGGCCTCGCCGACGGTGACCCGCAGTACGACACGCTGGAGGAGAAGCTCGCCAAGGTGAAGTCGGTGGCCCTGCCGTCCATCACCCTCGAGGGCGATGCCAACGGCGCCCCCCATCCGGCGCCGGCGTCCTACGCATCGCGCTTCACCGGCAAGTACGAGCACCGCAACCTCACCGGCGGCATCGGCCACAACCTGCCGCAGGAGGCGCCGGACGCGTTCGTGAAGGCGATCGTCGACGTCAGCCGTTGGTGA